The sequence CCCACCTCGGTCTTTCTGGTCCACTACTGGGTCTGACGAAGGTCCTGGTCCGTCTGACGCCATTCCCTGATATGAAAAGCACCTGTGTCACTGTGTAGGGCTTTAcctgggtgaaaaaaaaatgtacggAAGTTCAGGTAAGCACCCAAAATGTTCCAAAACAGTCCCAatgaacagctttaaaaatctTATAACTgtagtaaatttaaaataaacgaACGCTAATGtttaaccaataaaaacaagtatatatttatgtttaaatgaacatttaacagCGCCACAGACCAGTTTGTAGCGCTCTCTCGTAGCCAACGCGCTGACTCCTTGTGCCCTTTAACCCCGTCGTCCTCCCGGATGGAattgtgggtaatgtagttttAAAAGTGCACTTCGAcgaaacagactttaatgtgCTGCGCGACACCTATTACTCGGTTAAAAACGCAAAATCCGAGAACGTATATGCTCGCAGAGCTCgtccttttgtaaaataaaaaataaaaataattaaaaaacggATTTATTTTGGTTTCGACGGTTGAAGTTTAAGGCTAACGGCTGCTGCTAGCCGAGCGTCATCCTGCTCTCGAGCGCGTGACTCGATGTCATGTGACGTCTGTGTTGTTTGCTAACAacagacagagaaggagagaaataGCTGAAAACGTTCCTTTATTCTGCTTTAGTTACGGGTAGGCGACCTGGCTGTGTTtcgttttttaatttttttacttattgtttttaatgtttgtcaaCACAGCAGACGTCCAGTGAAGCACTGAGCTCCAGGCAGCTGAACTTCTGAAGGTAAGACCCACTGGTTGTTGCTAATTGTGACCCACGAATTTAGACAGGTGTCAGGTTGCCCGAGGAGGGACAAAGGTGGCTCCCTGAATGTTATCGTTTTAATGTAAACCCTTTGAGATTTACATCCggatgtgtgtttgtcagaTGAACGCTCTGGTGGCTCTGTGCCACTTCTGTGAGCTCCACGGACCCCGGACGCTCTTCTGCACCGAGGCGCTCCACCCTCCATCCCCGGACCCTTCCTCTCAGATCGGCACCCCGGTGCCCGGCGGGGACAGAGATGGTGACCGGGAAGGCGAAGGTCTGATCATGAGGGCGAACAGCTCAGCGGCACAGAGAGGAGAGATGTGTGAGGTGAGTGGACAGGCTATGGACACAAAGTCCACCCTGAGTTTGTCCTGGACAGCATTCAGATGAGTTCACCCTGCCACGCAACTCCAAAGATCCTGTTTTCCGTCCTTTCAGGGGTGCCGATCTCTACCTGCATCTCACCCGGGCTTTGTGAGCATCGACGATGAAACGGGCATCCGCTTCTTGAGCCACCAGCATCCCCGACAGTCGCAGCTCTTCAGCGTGGTCCGTCAGGCGTGTGTGCGCAGCCTCAGCTGCGAGGTGAGCGGCGACGTCCTCGGACTCGTCCCCCCATATAACCCTCTTGTCTCCAAATCCTGTATCTTCAATTTCTGTTTTGGGTTCAGGTGTGTCCTGGACGCGAGGGGCCGATCTTCTTTGGCGATGAGCAGCACGGGTTCGTGTTCTCGCACACCTTTTTCATCAAGGACAGCCTGGCCCGGGGCTTCCAGCGTTGGTACAGCATCGTCGTGGTAGCCATGGACAGGATCTACCTCATCAACTCCTGGCCTTTCCTGTTGCGACACCTCAAGCTCACCATCCAGAGCCTGCAGAGCACGGCGCTAAAGGTAGGGCGCCCCCCCGCACGCCTTCGTAAAAACCTGCCGTTTTGCGCGCCTGGAACTGTTGTGCCATCGTTCTCTTCGCCAGGTGTTTGACAGCGAGCAGGGGGTGTGTCCCCAGCGAGCTCTGAGAATGAACAGCGTGTTCTCGCCCGCCGTTTTCCCACACCAGAGGAGCGGCAACGCGGCCCGATCGCTAACCTCCCTCACCCAGCACCCCAATCTCTGGGCGAGCCTGCACTGCTCCTTCAGCTGGTGGGTTGAGAGCCTCCCGGGCCTCGCCGTGGTCGAACGTCGCCTGCCTGCGAGCTGACCCTGTGCTCCACTCCTTGCTTCCAGGCTGCTGAAGGCTTGTGGCAGCCGTCTGACAGAGAAGCTCCTCGAAGGAGCCCCCACGGAGGACACGCTGGTGCTCATCGAAAGACAAACGGGTAGGGACGTTGAATTCATTAGCCGCTCGGGAGCGCAAACATTAGTTTTGCCATCCGAGGTCTTGTTTCATGGTGGATGGTATCAGCTGGTGCTCAGTGTGCCATGGTTTGGCCTTGTTTAGTCAGAAAACACTCCAGTCGGACAGGAAAATCTGAATCACCGGATCACTCGGGGCCAGGAAAAACACGACAAGTCTCAGAACCGCAGAGTTTCAGTCAGTGTTTAGAAAGTGATTAAAAGGGGGAGAAAGTTTCCGGTCCGGCTCAGCCTTCAGGACAATGTTTACTCATATACACAATTTAAAACGAAACTAGATGGACGGACATGATCACAAATAATAACACAAACTACAAAACGGGAAAATACGAGAACATTTGGATTGAGAAAACTGAGTTGTACGAAGAAGAGTTGTTTTGGAACTAGAAAAGATCAAACAGCATCTTATTACatttgattgctttttttttttttttctatagatATATTTATTCAGAGTGTACAGCCGTACAAAAGTTACATCCAGTGTACATATAactctttgttttactttttttttaaaaagaaaagaaaaaaaaaacttaagaaaTAATCCCCACCCACTCTCTCATTATAGTAACACATGTAGCAATATTAgcattaaacatatttttgaaagGCCAGTgttaagagaaaagaaaatagcagaaatatttaaaagaaataacatAAGACAGTTAGGATTAATACAGATCAGTCTCTCAGATCTAATATAGTTAGAATGTCCAGGAAAGGTGTCCATATCCGGTCAAACTTCGCCAGTGTCCCACGTACTGAATGATGAATTTTTTTCAGGAGTACAATATGACAACAGTTCGTTGATCCAATGTTTCTGGTTTGGTGGTTCCATAgctttccaattttttttaagtatacaCGTTTTTGCTGCAGATGAAGCtaacagaacaaagtatttcTTGCAAGGATATAATTTCGAGAACGTAACGTCCCCAAGTATCCAAATCCTGGGGTCAGCATCTAAAGAAAGCCCACAAGCTGCTGAGGTTAGCAGAATTACATTTTCCCAGTAGTTTTACAATttgattgctttatttttaatctcacCTCGTGGCTGCATCTTGCGGTTTTATTGACATGATCTGGGACTCGGAGCCGTCTTCGTGGTGATTTCCTCCACAGCGAAGAGAGTTTGGAGGAACACTTTTTGccaccagaaacacacacagattggAAAACGgtgtaaaaaatttaaaaaaatgcatctctatctttttttttttctggtagaTTCAGTATCAGCATCCCAAATACCTCCtgtatgacatttaaaaaaaaaaaactggggtGGGGGGGTCGTTTCGTTGAAGTTTCCCAACATTCGCCAACATTACTCTGAGCGGAAAGATCATGATTCACTGGGAGGGAGAACGTTATTTCGTTTTTACGGATTAAGACGTCAGTCAGCGGTTTTGTTTCCGCCTtcgttgtttttaaaattactggAATTCCACCAACAGGGCAGCTGGTCCTGTCGAAAATATTATTTACGTGCTGTGAAAACCCATAAACAGTGAGGCGaagttcagattattttttatttcctgtccaCTCATGAGGAACGAACTCCCTTGACGGGATAAAGTAGAATTATATTAATTATATTCAGGCCTTTAATCCTAAAACTGATACGTTTGTGttaaaagaaatgcagattTCTGGGtaatttttattcattgtttctAATAGCATGGAGAACCAGAGGAACGTTTTATATTCTCACCATAAAACTGTAGAACTGAAAGAGattttcttgtttgatttttttcaccaCGACTGTATCTTTAAATTATTCCCGAATCTAAGCTTGAGCATAAAAGAGTGGAGGAACAAAGTAACGTTTCTGTccgtttttcttcttcagtatTCGCTCAGATTGTCAGCGGCGTCTTTAGATTGGCTCAGGAGCCGTTTTCATCGTTAAAGTTCACGTGTTTCTGTCTTTCCTaatgggggtgtgtgtgtggggggatgATGGAAAGCCCCGCCGCAGATGGAGgcattataaacaaaaataaacactaagCCGTAACAAATGACACACGGGCCGACGCCATCGGTTGCAGCGTCGCAGAGAATCAGCTGATTCACGATGCCAGGACGGCTTCAGCACGTGACCTTCACAGCCAGCAGCTGACAAATATGTGGCCTCagtatttatatgtttatagCCTCAATATGTGTCACGATTTAGAGCTGAGACGGcgtttttgtgtcaaaaatgGAGCCTTAAGCGGCATCGCGCCGGAGCCCGCGTGCCGAGCGAGACGTGGCTTCAGCCTTTCGTGATCGCTTCCTGTGGAAACCACCTGAGCTGAAGACCACAAAAACCCGaaatgaccctttttttttctacgttTGTGTTCTGTGCCTCGCCAATAGAGCAAGAGGAGGAAATGAGCTGCTGGGAAGGAGCGGAGGGCGGTGGGTCGACGCCTCAGCTGCCCCAGCCGGAGAGCAACGCGGCCTTCCCGTGTGACGCGTCCAAACTAGATGACTTACCCGGTCCCAAGTTCAGGTCGCTGAGGCACTTGAGACAGGTAGTCTACTGGAAGCCGCACGCTTTTAGGAACACATTTAGCACCACGATGATATCAGCCGCACTTAAACCCACATTTCCCTCCCTTCTCTCTTTATCTTTTGCCATCATGACTCCTAACATAAAGAGTCTGTCTGGATTTAATCTTCTTGCATCGTTATTAGTATTATAATTGCAGCGATTGTATTTCTTTTCTACGTTCAGAAGCCCTAAAGTGTAATCGTCGTTgct is a genomic window of Kryptolebias marmoratus isolate JLee-2015 linkage group LG16, ASM164957v2, whole genome shotgun sequence containing:
- the flcn gene encoding folliculin, whose translation is MNALVALCHFCELHGPRTLFCTEALHPPSPDPSSQIGTPVPGGDRDGDREGEGLIMRANSSAAQRGEMCEGCRSLPASHPGFVSIDDETGIRFLSHQHPRQSQLFSVVRQACVRSLSCEVCPGREGPIFFGDEQHGFVFSHTFFIKDSLARGFQRWYSIVVVAMDRIYLINSWPFLLRHLKLTIQSLQSTALKVFDSEQGVCPQRALRMNSVFSPAVFPHQRSGNAARSLTSLTQHPNLWASLHCSFSWLLKACGSRLTEKLLEGAPTEDTLVLIERQTEQEEEMSCWEGAEGGGSTPQLPQPESNAAFPCDASKLDDLPGPKFRSLRHLRQVLGASDFRQLAWHVLMGNQVIWRSADPGLIQSAFTVLKSLLPVGCVRSVPYSAQYEEAYKCNFLGLSPDVPIPAHVSSSEFSVLVDVAVRTCQTPATCEDDVGALYQFAISSTNTQPADRGPALLNKLEVALSNENLSVDVVSHCLLCLKEEWMNKVKVLFKFSKVDGRGREDTQKVLGLLGATGPGEEDNVRLLKYWMTGLSKTYKSHLMTAVRGGERSPSQ